In Granulicella sibirica, the following proteins share a genomic window:
- a CDS encoding lactonase family protein, with translation MLNLALRITGSLLALSFGLAAHAQNLAVVFGSHSSGPGEGFSIGRFDSATGHLTDPQLMLQADAPAYFVFDPSHRFLYTCGTPAFIAAYAVDRATGHLTLLNQKPSGGGDPSYISLDKTARFAFVANYQGGNIAAYALRPDGTLGERTAFIQHTGHSVNPLRQTRAFAHSILVDPSNRFVLVADLGLDKIFIYRFDAATGSLTPSDPETVQAPQGSGPRHITFHPNGRWAYLITEMGSSILLYDWDAKRGTLNEKQQISALPADFKGVSTSAEIRVHPNGRFLYATNRGRNSVAVFAIDRASGRLSPLQDIPSGGRTPRNFDFDPSGRWLLVTNHDSDTAAVFAINPDTGVLNPAGDPVHIRHAFSPRFLPLQP, from the coding sequence ATGCTTAATCTGGCGTTGCGAATTACGGGCAGCCTCCTTGCTCTCTCGTTCGGACTGGCTGCCCACGCACAGAACCTGGCGGTCGTGTTCGGCTCGCACTCGAGCGGGCCAGGTGAGGGATTTTCTATCGGCCGGTTCGACTCCGCAACCGGTCACCTTACCGATCCGCAGTTGATGCTGCAGGCGGATGCGCCAGCGTACTTTGTCTTCGATCCGTCACACCGGTTCCTGTACACCTGCGGCACTCCGGCGTTCATCGCTGCGTACGCTGTGGATCGCGCAACCGGACATCTCACGCTGCTGAACCAGAAGCCAAGCGGAGGCGGCGATCCCAGCTACATCAGCCTGGATAAGACAGCACGCTTCGCGTTCGTGGCGAACTACCAGGGTGGAAACATAGCCGCTTACGCCCTGCGACCGGACGGCACCCTTGGAGAGCGCACCGCCTTCATACAGCACACCGGCCATAGCGTGAATCCGCTGCGGCAGACGCGTGCCTTTGCGCACTCCATCCTTGTGGACCCATCCAACCGGTTTGTGCTGGTTGCCGACCTTGGCCTGGACAAGATCTTTATCTACCGGTTCGATGCCGCAACGGGATCGCTCACACCATCCGATCCGGAGACGGTCCAGGCGCCACAGGGCTCCGGCCCGCGCCACATCACCTTTCACCCAAACGGCAGGTGGGCCTACCTGATCACGGAGATGGGAAGCTCCATCCTGTTGTATGACTGGGATGCAAAGCGCGGAACGCTGAACGAGAAACAGCAGATCTCAGCCCTGCCGGCTGACTTCAAGGGCGTGAGCACGAGCGCCGAGATCAGGGTCCATCCCAACGGACGATTCCTGTACGCCACCAATCGAGGACGCAACAGCGTTGCTGTCTTCGCCATCGACCGGGCCTCTGGCCGGCTGTCTCCGCTGCAGGACATCCCCTCCGGAGGCAGAACGCCGCGCAACTTCGACTTCGATCCCAGTGGCCGCTGGCTGCTGGTTACCAACCACGACAGTGACACCGCCGCGGTCTTCGCCATCAACCCGGATACAGGGGTGCTCAACCCGGCCGGAGACCCCGTGCATATCCGGCATGCCTTCAGTCCGCGCTTTCTGCCGCTGCAGCCCTGA
- a CDS encoding LacI family DNA-binding transcriptional regulator → MGIARSSNSVTLVDVAREAGVSLKTASRVLNREVSVSSSTLEKVQRAMAHLGYRPNELARGLKARKSATIGMVVKNLADPFAFNAVKAVQEVARVNGYIVILASSGWDPDVERSEVESLIRHQIEGLIISPVGSPKSNFLDIIPPDFHVVTLDQPMRKASFDSVMIDNRRSVRNAVQHLLEHGYERILALSTRPWLHTSVERIAGYRDAMRKAGLESRIALVEHESSITREWLDEVVLKQHKADAVITMNWVCTIAALRGLKHNDKRLRKDVAFVSFDDFDLADMIHPTVSAVRQPTEEFGYEAARLLIQRLKGTGPKTQQSIVLPTRFIARESCGCKPLNEDDARSPAKRVGLIAKRQ, encoded by the coding sequence ATGGGTATAGCCAGGAGTTCGAACTCCGTTACGCTGGTCGATGTGGCCCGCGAGGCAGGCGTGTCCCTGAAGACGGCATCGCGGGTTCTAAACCGAGAAGTCTCCGTGAGCAGCAGCACCCTGGAGAAAGTGCAGAGAGCCATGGCCCACCTGGGCTATCGCCCGAATGAGCTGGCCCGCGGACTCAAGGCACGAAAGTCTGCGACCATCGGCATGGTAGTCAAGAACCTGGCTGACCCGTTCGCCTTCAATGCAGTCAAGGCCGTTCAGGAGGTTGCCCGTGTTAACGGCTACATTGTGATCCTGGCGAGCTCCGGGTGGGACCCCGACGTGGAGCGTTCCGAGGTGGAGAGCCTGATTCGGCACCAGATTGAAGGTCTCATCATCTCGCCGGTGGGCAGTCCCAAGAGCAACTTTCTGGACATCATCCCGCCTGACTTCCACGTGGTCACACTGGACCAGCCGATGCGCAAGGCTTCGTTTGATTCCGTGATGATTGACAACCGGCGCAGCGTCAGGAACGCGGTCCAGCATCTGCTCGAACACGGGTATGAGCGGATTCTTGCGCTCTCTACACGCCCCTGGCTTCACACCTCCGTGGAACGCATCGCTGGTTACCGGGACGCCATGCGCAAAGCGGGACTGGAGTCCAGGATTGCGCTTGTGGAGCATGAGAGTTCTATCACGCGGGAGTGGCTCGACGAAGTTGTTTTGAAGCAGCACAAGGCGGATGCAGTGATCACCATGAACTGGGTCTGCACCATCGCGGCCTTGCGTGGCTTGAAGCACAATGACAAGCGTCTGCGCAAGGATGTTGCGTTTGTCTCCTTTGATGACTTCGACCTGGCGGACATGATCCATCCAACCGTATCGGCTGTCCGCCAACCTACGGAAGAGTTCGGCTACGAGGCAGCGCGACTGCTGATCCAGCGCCTCAAGGGAACCGGCCCGAAGACCCAACAGTCCATTGTGTTGCCAACCAGGTTCATCGCACGCGAGTCCTGCGGCTGCAAGCCCTTAAACGAAGACGACGCACGAAGCCCCGCGAAGCGGGTAGGTCTGATTGCGAAGAGACAATAA
- a CDS encoding lactonase family protein: protein MLHTLTRRSFLAASVQSVAAARWCTAEERSGTLVYMSSSDAKAGGGIYVGRWNAHDGTLAGYRRVADISTTFMTDNRGGGERFLYAGHQTGKDIGGLSGYRIALDGDLQPVNTVTAPGASFSHLACDRTGQCIVAPNYAAGFTLSAKIAQDGRLSDFISNIPQQGNGPIADRQAGPHPHGVAIAPNNRFAYINDLGADRIFIFRLDAAAGTITPADPPAFVMPAGSGPRHLAFHPNGRWAYSINELNSTLTLFHWSAQTGALTAIATTPTMSSGGDVAHNRAGEIAFDREGHFLYCCNRGAVEELPIFRVGPDGRLTFIARTSLHGTEARHFVVSTDDGFLLVANQFSNAVSIFQRDRGAGLLSLRNQTYPLRGASCVVFV, encoded by the coding sequence ATGCTGCATACCTTGACGCGCCGCTCGTTCCTTGCAGCCTCCGTTCAATCCGTCGCAGCCGCCCGCTGGTGCACGGCAGAGGAACGCTCTGGAACGCTCGTTTACATGAGTTCAAGCGATGCCAAGGCAGGTGGCGGCATCTACGTTGGGCGCTGGAATGCCCATGACGGCACCCTCGCGGGATACAGGCGGGTCGCGGACATCTCCACCACGTTCATGACGGACAATCGCGGCGGCGGTGAGCGGTTCCTCTACGCGGGACACCAGACGGGCAAAGACATAGGCGGCTTGAGCGGATACAGGATCGCACTCGATGGCGACCTTCAACCGGTGAACACGGTCACGGCCCCGGGCGCCAGCTTTTCTCATCTCGCCTGTGACCGTACCGGGCAGTGCATCGTCGCACCGAACTATGCCGCGGGCTTTACGTTGTCGGCAAAAATAGCCCAGGATGGACGGCTCAGTGACTTCATCTCGAACATCCCGCAGCAAGGCAATGGTCCGATTGCCGACCGCCAGGCCGGACCCCATCCGCATGGTGTTGCCATCGCGCCAAACAATCGGTTCGCCTACATCAACGATCTAGGTGCCGACCGTATCTTCATCTTCCGGTTGGATGCTGCCGCGGGAACGATTACGCCGGCTGATCCGCCCGCGTTCGTGATGCCTGCGGGTTCCGGGCCGCGCCACCTGGCGTTCCACCCAAACGGCAGGTGGGCGTATTCCATCAATGAATTGAACTCAACCCTGACACTCTTCCACTGGAGCGCCCAGACAGGAGCCCTGACGGCCATTGCCACCACACCGACGATGAGCAGCGGAGGAGATGTCGCGCATAACCGGGCGGGCGAGATCGCCTTTGATCGTGAGGGGCATTTTCTTTATTGCTGCAACCGGGGTGCGGTTGAGGAGCTGCCCATCTTCCGCGTGGGACCGGACGGACGCCTGACGTTCATTGCGCGTACTTCACTTCATGGGACGGAGGCCCGTCACTTCGTTGTCTCGACCGATGACGGCTTTCTGCTTGTGGCGAACCAGTTCAGCAACGCCGTGAGCATATTTCAACGAGACCGCGGAGCGGGATTATTGTCTCTTCGCAATCAGACCTACCCGCTTCGCGGGGCTTCGTGCGTCGTCTTCGTTTAA
- a CDS encoding alpha-mannosidase — METLRHVLRTAAMLGLAASISAEGQSTAKPDLTKEPTLYVIGYAHLDTEWRWEYPQVIDEYIRKTMQDNFRLIEKYPHYTFNFSGANRYRFMKEYFPADYARVKQYVADGRWYPAGSSMEEGDVNAPSAEALIRQVLYGNNWFRKEFGKSSAEYMLPDCFGFPSSLPSILAHAGVKGFSTQKLVWGSSAPGGGQESLERTPEGTPFNVGVWVGPDGRSVLAGLNPGSYNGTINTDLSAPLPPDAANPELADIQKKLATLNDTMRQNRTAGRPFSQKDREERDLLRSRQSQITTWQKEHSLSRFQGDWAARVMNNGKVTGLFTDYHYYGTGDVGGAPREDSVKRLEAIITKGSVSLAGADAPVNVGDGPVHVLSAKADDMFLNITPAETETLPRYTGEMELTNHSAGSLTSQAYQKRWIRHQELLADAAEKSSVAALLLGTRTYPLQRLNDAWTLTMGAHFHDIAAGTATPRAYEFAWNDDVIAMNQFAGVLQSTVQGVASSLNTSVKGVPVVVFNPLNIAREDVVEAKVNWPTGVPRAVRVLGPDGKEIPSQISGDSVLFAASLPSVGYGVFDLQPASSAPRTSSLKVSKTGLENDFYRVTLNDAGDVTSIYDKTVSKEMLAAPARLALSYDNPAQWPAWNMDWDQEQAAPKEYVSGPAAIRVVENGPVRVAVEVSRDTAGSHFVQTISLSAGDSGRRLEFGNVIDWKTKESNLKATFPLAASNDMATYNWDIGTIERPTAEPKKFEVPSHQWIDLTDKSGTFGATILTDSKNGSDKPTDNTLRLTLLRSPGVKAGYPDQATQDFGHHEFVYGFSGHAGGWRDAQTDWQAQRLNAPLYAFQAARHEGSLGRTYSLLKVSNPRIRVLAVKKAELSDEVIVRLVELDGKPQQDVKLSFAKSITSAREVNGQEQPVGDATVRDGVLPTSFGSYQPRSFAVRFAAPVPVATSVHSTPVALAYDLAAASSDGQAATAGFDGKGNTYPAEMLPSQIQFNDVSFQLAAAKTGSPNALTAKGQTIALPAGRFNRVYILAASARGDQLATFTVGTKVADVTIQDWGGYIGQWDNRKWSSPDISHDHYGDMVGMTPGFIKRSDLAWYASHHHDATGRNVDYSYSYLFAYGIDVPPGARTIQLPTNDAVRIMAISVANEDAAITPAHPLYDVLPAAAGGGRTQ, encoded by the coding sequence ATGGAAACCTTGCGACATGTACTGCGCACCGCCGCTATGCTTGGGCTTGCGGCCTCGATCTCAGCCGAGGGGCAGAGCACTGCGAAGCCCGACCTTACCAAGGAACCCACCCTCTACGTAATCGGCTATGCGCATCTGGACACCGAATGGCGCTGGGAATACCCACAGGTTATCGATGAGTACATCCGCAAGACCATGCAGGACAACTTCCGTCTCATTGAGAAGTATCCGCACTATACGTTCAACTTCAGCGGAGCCAATCGCTACCGTTTTATGAAGGAGTACTTTCCCGCGGACTATGCACGGGTAAAGCAGTATGTTGCCGACGGCCGGTGGTACCCGGCGGGCTCCTCCATGGAGGAGGGCGATGTGAATGCTCCCAGTGCGGAGGCGCTCATCCGCCAGGTGCTGTATGGCAACAACTGGTTTCGCAAGGAGTTCGGGAAGAGCAGCGCGGAGTACATGCTGCCGGATTGCTTCGGTTTCCCTTCCTCTTTGCCCAGTATTCTTGCGCATGCGGGGGTGAAGGGATTTTCCACGCAGAAGCTGGTGTGGGGATCGTCAGCCCCTGGAGGCGGACAGGAATCGCTGGAGAGGACGCCGGAAGGAACTCCGTTCAACGTGGGCGTCTGGGTGGGTCCGGACGGCAGGAGCGTCCTCGCAGGGCTGAATCCCGGGAGCTACAACGGCACCATTAACACGGACCTGAGCGCGCCGCTTCCGCCTGACGCTGCCAACCCGGAACTCGCCGATATCCAAAAGAAGCTCGCCACGCTGAATGACACCATGAGGCAGAACCGGACTGCCGGCCGGCCCTTCAGCCAGAAGGATCGTGAGGAGCGCGACCTGCTTCGCAGCCGGCAGTCACAGATCACCACATGGCAGAAGGAGCATTCGCTGTCCCGGTTCCAGGGCGACTGGGCTGCGCGGGTGATGAATAACGGCAAGGTCACCGGCCTGTTTACGGATTACCACTACTACGGTACCGGTGATGTCGGAGGTGCTCCGCGCGAGGATTCCGTCAAGCGCCTGGAAGCCATCATCACCAAGGGCAGCGTGAGTCTCGCAGGCGCAGACGCTCCGGTGAATGTCGGCGATGGTCCCGTGCATGTCCTTTCCGCGAAGGCAGATGACATGTTCCTGAACATCACACCGGCGGAGACGGAAACGCTGCCGCGCTACACCGGCGAAATGGAGTTGACGAACCACTCCGCCGGATCTCTGACATCGCAGGCGTATCAGAAGCGCTGGATCCGTCACCAGGAATTGTTGGCGGACGCGGCGGAAAAATCGTCCGTTGCGGCCCTGTTGCTGGGAACGCGCACCTATCCGTTGCAGCGTTTGAACGATGCGTGGACGCTGACCATGGGCGCGCACTTCCATGACATCGCGGCGGGCACCGCCACGCCCCGAGCGTACGAGTTCGCGTGGAACGATGATGTGATCGCAATGAACCAGTTTGCCGGTGTGCTGCAGAGCACGGTACAGGGTGTTGCGTCCTCCCTGAACACCTCTGTGAAGGGCGTCCCGGTGGTGGTCTTCAATCCGCTGAACATCGCCCGTGAAGATGTTGTGGAGGCCAAGGTCAACTGGCCCACGGGAGTTCCCAGGGCCGTCCGCGTGCTCGGTCCTGACGGTAAGGAGATCCCGTCGCAGATCAGCGGCGACAGCGTCCTCTTTGCGGCCAGCCTGCCGTCGGTAGGATATGGTGTCTTCGATCTTCAACCCGCATCGTCGGCCCCCCGGACGTCGTCGTTGAAGGTATCGAAGACGGGGCTGGAGAATGACTTTTACCGCGTCACACTGAACGATGCGGGAGATGTGACCAGCATCTACGACAAGACGGTCAGCAAGGAGATGCTGGCTGCTCCGGCCCGTCTTGCGCTTTCCTACGACAATCCCGCGCAGTGGCCCGCATGGAACATGGACTGGGACCAGGAGCAGGCCGCGCCAAAGGAGTACGTCTCAGGACCTGCCGCCATCCGCGTGGTGGAGAACGGGCCCGTCCGCGTTGCTGTGGAAGTGTCGCGCGATACTGCCGGTTCGCACTTCGTGCAGACCATTAGCCTGTCCGCTGGCGACAGTGGACGGCGCCTTGAATTTGGAAACGTCATCGACTGGAAGACCAAGGAATCAAACCTGAAGGCGACGTTCCCGCTGGCCGCGTCCAATGACATGGCCACCTACAACTGGGACATCGGAACCATCGAGCGGCCCACAGCCGAGCCGAAGAAGTTCGAAGTGCCGTCGCACCAATGGATCGACCTGACAGACAAGTCCGGAACCTTTGGCGCAACCATCCTTACGGACAGCAAGAACGGTTCAGACAAACCGACGGACAACACCCTGCGGCTGACGCTGCTTCGCTCCCCGGGGGTCAAGGCCGGCTATCCTGACCAAGCCACACAGGACTTCGGCCACCATGAGTTCGTCTACGGCTTCTCCGGTCACGCCGGTGGATGGCGCGATGCGCAGACGGACTGGCAGGCGCAGCGGCTCAACGCTCCGCTTTACGCCTTCCAGGCAGCCAGGCATGAGGGTTCGCTCGGCAGGACGTATTCGCTCCTGAAGGTCAGCAATCCACGCATCCGCGTGCTCGCGGTGAAGAAAGCGGAACTCAGCGACGAAGTGATCGTGCGCCTGGTGGAACTCGACGGCAAGCCGCAGCAGGATGTGAAGCTTTCGTTCGCGAAGAGCATCACCAGCGCGCGCGAGGTCAATGGGCAGGAACAGCCGGTTGGCGATGCCACAGTCCGCGACGGCGTTCTTCCAACATCCTTCGGGAGCTACCAGCCGCGTTCGTTCGCGGTACGCTTTGCCGCGCCGGTACCGGTGGCAACTTCGGTGCACTCCACGCCTGTGGCGCTGGCGTATGACCTCGCGGCCGCAAGCAGCGATGGACAGGCTGCCACGGCGGGCTTTGACGGCAAGGGCAACACCTACCCGGCGGAGATGCTGCCCTCGCAGATACAGTTCAACGATGTCAGCTTCCAGTTGGCGGCCGCGAAGACGGGATCGCCAAACGCCCTGACGGCGAAGGGGCAGACCATTGCACTGCCCGCGGGCCGGTTCAACCGTGTGTACATCCTGGCCGCTTCTGCCAGGGGCGATCAGCTCGCAACCTTTACAGTCGGCACCAAGGTGGCGGACGTGACGATCCAGGACTGGGGTGGCTATATCGGCCAGTGGGACAACCGCAAGTGGAGTTCCCCGGACATTTCGCACGATCATTACGGCGACATGGTCGGCATGACACCGGGTTTCATCAAGCGTTCCGACCTTGCGTGGTACGCAAGCCATCACCATGATGCCACCGGCCGGAATGTCGATTATTCCTACTCATATCTCTTCGCCTATGGGATAGACGTTCCCCCCGGGGCGCGGACGATCCAGTTACCCACCAACGACGCAGTCCGCATCATGGCCATCTCTGTCGCGAATGAAGATGCGGCGATCACGCCTGCGCACCCGCTGTACGATGTTCTCCCGGCAGCCGCGGGCGGCGGCAGGACACAGTAG
- a CDS encoding GH92 family glycosyl hydrolase, with translation MDLLRVTERFGCGSYRKYLATVVVSKRPKGNVLLAAFLAFATVLQAQSPRRPVDYVNPLIGTAPITDKQYLGSNPAPGEELYSGTVNPCAMVPDPAGYLCVGPVTGFDGAYHVRGSGYRFDDPTIMGFTQMNGEYSDENRLLFMPTVGAIKTSPGTRTAPGSGYRSTKDSQSERASAGYYSVSLGTYGVRVELTATAHCAFHRYTFPASQQANILVDLGTARPAVTNASVSVVGKHTLEGSQTGRNSTVYFRAEFSKDFASSGTWKDGAVTAGSSEASGTPVGAYLTFDTSNQEQVLVKVGTSTVSLADAAAHLKKEMPQEADFEAIKGQARALWSQILDRMVVTGGSARDRVNFYTAVYRTAAGPKYSWFPFYDSAGMILARGDDWVSRRMAGKGSFWGWHWGGGYWGPGNVSSLLGLYKIGFHDLDLKAAYQDLHNQAMNGGGPAGAAYRKYGYIPADLGVRDYVNRSIGLSMDDRSMSELARLVGNETDSEFFLKRSQSYKTLYNPSVGFFAPRHADGSWMPPLDPVEPHAEDVYREGNAWNYLWFNTVDMPGLIDLLGGPSRFAARLDTFFSAPYQPKVPLRDLTGVIGLYFHGNEQYRHVPYLYNYVKQPWKTQALVRRIQTELYRPVPAGLCGMDDYGDLEGWYVTSALGFLQVDLSSKVYEIGSPIFPKVEVKLPGRSGGTFVIQANHVSADNKYIQSAKLNGRPLNVPRLDQADMVAGGSLVFEMGPKPNFNWGTGN, from the coding sequence ATGGACTTACTAAGGGTTACAGAGAGGTTCGGATGCGGATCGTACAGGAAGTACCTAGCGACGGTGGTGGTGAGTAAACGGCCCAAAGGAAACGTTCTTCTAGCAGCTTTCCTCGCGTTCGCCACTGTCCTGCAGGCGCAATCGCCGCGCCGCCCCGTTGACTACGTGAATCCTCTCATCGGTACTGCCCCCATCACTGACAAGCAATACCTGGGCAGCAACCCGGCGCCGGGCGAGGAGCTTTACTCCGGGACTGTGAACCCGTGCGCCATGGTCCCAGATCCAGCCGGGTACCTTTGTGTGGGTCCTGTAACGGGCTTTGACGGCGCGTATCACGTGCGCGGCTCGGGGTACCGCTTTGATGACCCAACGATCATGGGATTTACGCAGATGAACGGCGAGTACAGCGATGAAAACCGGCTGTTGTTCATGCCGACGGTCGGCGCTATCAAGACCTCTCCGGGCACCCGCACCGCTCCAGGTTCGGGGTATCGCTCAACCAAGGATTCACAAAGCGAACGGGCATCGGCAGGATACTATTCCGTTTCCTTGGGGACGTATGGTGTTCGAGTGGAACTGACTGCGACGGCGCACTGTGCCTTCCACCGCTATACCTTCCCCGCATCGCAGCAGGCGAACATCCTCGTTGACTTAGGTACTGCGCGTCCCGCGGTCACGAACGCCTCTGTTTCCGTCGTTGGCAAGCACACGCTTGAGGGGTCTCAGACCGGGCGTAACAGCACCGTCTACTTTCGTGCCGAGTTCAGCAAGGACTTCGCGTCTTCGGGAACATGGAAGGATGGTGCTGTAACTGCTGGAAGCTCCGAGGCCAGCGGAACTCCTGTTGGCGCCTATCTCACATTCGACACTTCAAACCAGGAGCAGGTCCTTGTAAAGGTAGGCACGTCTACCGTTAGCCTGGCTGATGCGGCTGCCCATTTGAAGAAGGAGATGCCGCAAGAAGCAGACTTTGAAGCCATCAAAGGCCAGGCCAGGGCACTCTGGAGCCAGATACTGGACCGGATGGTCGTAACCGGCGGGTCCGCGCGCGATCGGGTTAACTTCTACACCGCTGTGTATCGTACGGCTGCCGGTCCAAAGTATTCGTGGTTTCCGTTCTACGATTCCGCTGGAATGATTCTTGCTCGAGGAGACGATTGGGTTTCCCGACGGATGGCAGGCAAGGGAAGTTTCTGGGGATGGCACTGGGGCGGTGGATACTGGGGCCCCGGAAACGTGTCAAGCCTGCTGGGTTTGTACAAGATAGGCTTTCACGACCTTGACCTGAAGGCTGCGTATCAGGACCTGCACAACCAGGCCATGAACGGCGGTGGCCCGGCAGGGGCAGCCTATCGTAAGTATGGATACATACCTGCGGACCTTGGAGTCAGGGACTATGTCAATCGTTCCATCGGGTTGTCGATGGATGACCGGTCCATGTCTGAGTTGGCCAGGCTCGTTGGCAATGAAACTGATTCTGAATTCTTTCTGAAGCGATCACAAAGTTACAAGACACTCTACAACCCGTCGGTTGGGTTCTTTGCGCCACGTCATGCAGATGGGTCCTGGATGCCTCCCTTGGATCCCGTGGAGCCTCACGCCGAAGACGTGTATCGAGAAGGCAACGCATGGAATTATCTGTGGTTCAACACGGTCGACATGCCTGGACTCATCGATCTGCTGGGTGGTCCCAGCAGGTTTGCCGCAAGGCTGGACACGTTCTTTTCCGCACCCTATCAGCCGAAAGTACCGCTGCGTGACCTGACAGGCGTCATCGGTTTATATTTCCATGGCAATGAGCAGTACCGGCACGTTCCCTACCTCTATAACTATGTCAAGCAGCCGTGGAAGACGCAGGCGCTGGTTCGCAGAATCCAAACCGAGTTATACCGCCCAGTCCCCGCTGGCTTATGCGGCATGGACGATTACGGGGATCTGGAGGGCTGGTATGTAACCAGTGCGCTTGGATTCCTCCAGGTGGATCTCTCAAGCAAGGTCTATGAGATCGGAAGTCCGATTTTCCCGAAAGTGGAGGTCAAGCTGCCAGGAAGAAGCGGAGGCACCTTCGTGATTCAGGCGAACCACGTTTCGGCAGACAATAAGTACATACAGTCGGCCAAGTTGAATGGCAGACCACTTAATGTTCCCCGCTTAGATCAAGCAGACATGGTTGCGGGCGGCAGCCTCGTTTTCGAGATGGGTCCAAAGCCGAACTTTAACTGGGGAACGGGTAATTAG